GACGCCAGACGAGGGCGCCCTCCGCGGGGAGGGCGCCCTCGTCCGTGCGGTCCGCGAGCAGGTGCCTCAATCGCCGTCGTAGTCGGCAGCCTGCCGGCGGGAGAGCGAGATGCGGCGCCGCGAGAGGTCGATGTCCAGGACGCGCACCGTGATGGGCTCGCCCTCGTTCAGGACCTCGCGCGGATGGATGATGCGCCGGTTGGCCAGCTCGGAGATGTGGATCAGGCCCTCGACGCCCGGCCTCAGCTCGACGAAGACGCCGAAGTCGACCAGACGCGTGACCGTGCCGTCGACGTCCGCGCCCGGCTCCATGGTCGAGGCCGCTTCGGGCCACGGGTCCGACGCCAGCGCCTTGATGGACAGGCTGATCCGCTCGGAGCGGCCCTGGCCCAGATTCTGGATCTCGAGCACCTTGACCCGCACGGTCTGGCCCTCCTTCAGCACCTCCGAGGGGTCGCCCACGCGCTGGTGGGAGATCTGCGAGATGTGGACGAGGCCCTCGACGCCGCCGATGTCGATGAAGGCGCCGAACGGGACCAGGCGGGTCACGACGCCTTCGAGGGCGTCGCCGAGGCCGAGGGTGTCGCGGGTGTCGCGCGCCTGGGACTCGCGCGCCGACTGGAGGATCGCCCGGCGCGAGACGACGACGTTGCGCCCGTCCTCGGACAGTTCGAGGATCTTGAACTTCAGGGTGCGGCCCACGAAGACCGACGGGTCGTCGGCCCGGCGCACGTCGATCTGGCTGAACGGGCAGAAGGCCCGGACGCCGCCGAGATCGATGGAGAACCCGCCCTTGTTGGTGTCGCCGACCTTGCCCTCGACGGGAGTGCCCGCCTCGTAGGCCTGCTGCAGGGCCGCCCGTCCCGCCTCGCGCAGGTTGATGGCCAGGGTGAGCTTCAGGCCGCCGTCCTTGCCCTTGGCGATGTGGCCGGTGACCTGGTCGCCGACCTGGTGCTTCAGTTCGCCGCTCTCGTCCTTGAGTTCCTCGACCGCCATCGGCAACTCGTTGCGCAGGCCGCAATCGACGAAGGCGTCGTCGTCGCCGATCTGCACGATGGTGCCCGTCACCTTGTCGCCGACCTTGGCGTCGGCGAGGGCCGCGCCCGGGCCGGAATCGAGCAGGGCCGCGAATTCGCCGGAATCCTCGGACTCGTTGATGGGCGCCGCTCCGTCGGCCGACGCTTCCGACGCGGCCGCTGCCGGGGTCGCCGTCTCCGGGGTCTCGCTGGTTTCGGGGGCGTTCGGGGCGGGGTTCTCGTTCTGGTCGAAGGTCATTTCCGGGTCCTGTTCTCAAGGGTCTGGGACAAAACCGCCCCTTCCGCACGCGGTCGCCGCGCCGGGGCGGCGTGCGGTCGGGCGGTGGGGCCTGTCCGCACTATACCATAACTGCCGCATTTTTCCCATACTCGGAATCCGCAAATTCGTGGCGCCGGCGGTTCAGACGGTCTTGACCACGACGAGGGTCAGGTCGTCGCCCGCGTCGGGCGGAGGCTGGTCCGGGGCCGGGGCGGCGCCATCGCCGACATGGGCGTGAACCGCCTGCACCACCGCGTCGATGATGACCGCTGGCGGGGTGTGGGCCCGGGTGACGACGATCTCGAGCAGGCCCGACTCGGCGAATTCCGCCTCGCGGCTGTCGGTGGCCTCGGTCACGCCGTCGGTGTACACGACGAGGACGTCGTCCGGGCCCAGGGTGACCCGGGTGACGGGGTACTCCATCTCGGGCAGCATGCCCAGGGGGGTGCCGGCCGGCGGCAGCCACTCCTGACGGCCATTGCCGTGGCGCAGCAGGGGCGGATTGTGGCCGGCGCTGGCGTAGCGCAGGGCGCCGCCCCCGGGTTCGAGCACCGCCAGGAAGACCGTGGCGAAGCGTTCCGGGTCGGTGCTCGCGTAGAGGGCGCGGTTGGCGGCCGCCAGCAGGTCGCCGGGATCGTCCATGACCAGCGCCAGGGCCCGCAGGCTGGCCTGCAGGGTGCTGGCCAGCAGGGCCGCGGGCGTGCCCTTGCCCGAGATGTCGGCCACCACCAGCGCCGTGGCCCCGCCGCGGAGGGTGAGGAAGTCGTAGGTGTCGCCGCTGACCGACCGGCTGGGAACGTTGACGGCGGCCACCTGATAGCCCGGCACCTGGGGCACGGCCTGGGGCAGCAGCTGCTGCTGGATGGAGCGCGCGGCGGCCAGCTCCGCCTGGAGCTCCTCCTTGACCAGCGTGTCGTTGAAACCCTCGAGGCCCACCCGCGCGGCAGCCTGCTGGGAGGCCGCCAGGGACTGGGCGAAGAGGTTGTCCGGCAGGGTGATGCCGACTACGCGGGCCATGTCCTGCACCTCGCGGTCGACCTTGGCCGCGAGGGCCTCGAGCGCCGGACCGGCCAGCCCCAGCCGCGGCGCCAGGTCGTCCAGCCGGGCCCGCGGCGTGCGGTCGCCGCTGTCGCCGAAGCCGATGGCGCGGGCGATCTCGATGGCGTCGCGCAGCTCGGTGATCAGGGCGACGGCCTCGGCGTCGACCTCGCCGGCCACGTAGTCCTCGGGGTAGAATTCGACCGTGTCGGCGAAGACGCGGGGCAGCTTCCACTCGCGCAGCAGGCGTCCGCCCAGCTCCCCGTGATGGAAGTCGAGGACACGCATCTCGGCCTCGACCAGGGTGGTGCGCCGCTGCCGCGCGAAATCGACCACCGCCGCGAACTCGGTGCCCGTGCGCTGGGCCAGGATCGTGACGCCGAGCCCGTGCAGGATGCCGGCCAGCCAGGCGTCCTCGGGATTGGCGGTGCCCCGCTGCCAGGCCAGGCCCTGGGAGCAGCTGGCCACGGCCAGGCAGTGCTTCCAGAACTCGCCCATGTCGAGGCCGCGTCCGGCGTCCGCGTCCGGCGCCATGTCGTGCATGCCCATCAGCAGGGCCACGTTGCGGACCCGCCGGATGCCCAGGCGCACGAGGGCCCCGCGCAGGTTCTTCACCTCCTGGCCCTGGGCGAAGGCCGCGCTGTTGGCCAGGGCGAGGAAGCGCAGCGAGAGCACGTTGTCGCTCATGATCACCCGGGTCAGTTCCCCGAGATCACACTCCGGGTCGGAGGTGAGCCGGACGACCTGGGCGGCCAGGGACGGCAGGGTGCCCACCTCGCCGACGAGTTCCGTCACGAAGTATTTCGTGTTCGTCTCCATGGCCTAGGAATCGGCTTGGTGGGCAAGGATTTAAGGAAATCTTCAGCGGGTCGCCGCTACTTGACCAGCGCGACCTTGCCGCTCGCCCGCGGGACCCCGTCCAGGGCGATGGCGTAGACGTAGGTGCCGGCGGCCGCGGGACGACCGGCGGCGTCGCGGCCGTCCCAGGCGATGACGTTGGGCCCGGACCGGCCCGACCGGGGACCGCTGCGCCACACCTCGCGTCCGGCCACATCCCACACGAGAATCTCGCAGACCTGGTCCGCGGCGAGGGAGAAGGAGATGCGCACCAGCGGATTGAAGGGGTTGGGCGCCGCCCGATGGCTGAGCACGCGGGCCCGGCCCGGCTGTTCGGCCACCGCTGCGGGGTCGGTGACCTCGACGATCTCGTCCACGTTGATGTGCCCCTGGGCGCCGGTCTCCGCATCCCGGATCTGGATGTAGCACATGCGGCCCTGGTACGGCGTGAGGTCCCACTCGACCGGGCTCATGGTGTCGTTGCCGTTGCCCGTGGCCAGGTGCAGGATCGCGTCGTCGGCGTCGTCGACGAGGGCCACGTAGCAGGTGACCGGATGGTAGCCCCCGCCCACCAGCAGGGTCATGCGGTCGCCGGTGATCGGGAAGCGGATGCTCTCGGCGACGCCGATCGCCCCGTCACCCAGGCGCAGCCCCGGCGCCCCCCACTCGGACAGGGGCCCCCGGTAGTATTCGGCGCTGCCGTAGTACCCGTTGCCGACCAGTCCCACCGAAGGCTCCCCGCGCCACACCGGGTTGTCGCCGAAGGTCGGATTGGCGAGGTTCGCCGAGCCCTGCAGCAGCGTCCACTCGGCCGCCATGGGGTGGGGGCGGTGCACGTCGACGATGGCCCCGGCCGCGTCGGTCACCAGGGTGTCCGTGCGCACCACATAGGAGATGGTCGCGCCGTCGGGCTGGTAGAAGTTCGCGAGCCGCGAGAAGAGCCACACGCCCGGATCGAACTGGTCGACCTCGGGCGCGAAGCCGCCGTCGAGGTAGACGCGATCGGCCATGGTCCAGTCGGCGGGATCGGCGGCCGAGATCAGCGACACCCCGATGTCGCCGAACTCGCCGAACAGCAGGTTGTGGGTGCTGCCGATGA
This window of the bacterium genome carries:
- a CDS encoding S1 RNA-binding domain-containing protein, with product MTFDQNENPAPNAPETSETPETATPAAAASEASADGAAPINESEDSGEFAALLDSGPGAALADAKVGDKVTGTIVQIGDDDAFVDCGLRNELPMAVEELKDESGELKHQVGDQVTGHIAKGKDGGLKLTLAINLREAGRAALQQAYEAGTPVEGKVGDTNKGGFSIDLGGVRAFCPFSQIDVRRADDPSVFVGRTLKFKILELSEDGRNVVVSRRAILQSARESQARDTRDTLGLGDALEGVVTRLVPFGAFIDIGGVEGLVHISQISHQRVGDPSEVLKEGQTVRVKVLEIQNLGQGRSERISLSIKALASDPWPEAASTMEPGADVDGTVTRLVDFGVFVELRPGVEGLIHISELANRRIIHPREVLNEGEPITVRVLDIDLSRRRISLSRRQAADYDGD
- a CDS encoding HDOD domain-containing protein; the protein is METNTKYFVTELVGEVGTLPSLAAQVVRLTSDPECDLGELTRVIMSDNVLSLRFLALANSAAFAQGQEVKNLRGALVRLGIRRVRNVALLMGMHDMAPDADAGRGLDMGEFWKHCLAVASCSQGLAWQRGTANPEDAWLAGILHGLGVTILAQRTGTEFAAVVDFARQRRTTLVEAEMRVLDFHHGELGGRLLREWKLPRVFADTVEFYPEDYVAGEVDAEAVALITELRDAIEIARAIGFGDSGDRTPRARLDDLAPRLGLAGPALEALAAKVDREVQDMARVVGITLPDNLFAQSLAASQQAAARVGLEGFNDTLVKEELQAELAAARSIQQQLLPQAVPQVPGYQVAAVNVPSRSVSGDTYDFLTLRGGATALVVADISGKGTPAALLASTLQASLRALALVMDDPGDLLAAANRALYASTDPERFATVFLAVLEPGGGALRYASAGHNPPLLRHGNGRQEWLPPAGTPLGMLPEMEYPVTRVTLGPDDVLVVYTDGVTEATDSREAEFAESGLLEIVVTRAHTPPAVIIDAVVQAVHAHVGDGAAPAPDQPPPDAGDDLTLVVVKTV